The Kroppenstedtia pulmonis genome has a segment encoding these proteins:
- a CDS encoding acylphosphatase: protein MKRVHITVYGRVQGVGFRNYTQQMATRYHICGWVRNRPNGTVEIDAQGDRSLLKSFLAAIHRGSPFSQVSKVEQEEQRELLSYRSFRIKY from the coding sequence ATGAAACGAGTTCACATTACGGTATATGGACGTGTACAAGGAGTCGGCTTCCGTAACTATACCCAACAAATGGCTACCCGATATCATATCTGCGGCTGGGTACGAAACCGCCCTAACGGAACCGTAGAGATCGACGCCCAGGGAGACCGTTCCCTGTTAAAATCCTTTCTGGCCGCCATTCACCGAGGAAGTCCTTTTTCCCAGGTGAGCAAGGTTGAACAAGAGGAACAAAGGGAACTTTTATCATATCGAAGCTTCCGAATCAAGTATTGA
- the hemE gene encoding uroporphyrinogen decarboxylase: MERQQFNDTFLRACRGEAVSYTPVWYMRQAGRYQPEYRKIREKYSFFQMNEIPEVCVEVTRLPVEQLGVDAAILFADIMTPLKPIGVDVEIRSGIGPVISNPIRNADDVKHLGVLEPEDHVPFILESIKMLNQQLSVPLIGFAGAPFTLASYMIEGGPSKNYHKTKGFMYAQPEAWQTLMDKLGTMTVSYLQAQIQSGAHAVQIFDSWVGALNEEDYQRYIFPVMNRIFTELKQTTDVPLIYFGIGAGHLLCEWDRLPVDVLGLDWRTSISTARDRGIQKTLQGNLDPSLLMAPWEMIEAKAKEILDQGLSQPGHIFNLGHGTYPDVQVETLQRLTQFVHEYTQK; the protein is encoded by the coding sequence ATGGAACGCCAGCAATTCAACGATACATTTCTGAGAGCATGCCGTGGGGAAGCCGTCTCCTACACCCCGGTCTGGTATATGCGACAGGCAGGCAGATATCAACCGGAATATCGCAAAATCCGAGAGAAGTATTCCTTTTTCCAGATGAATGAAATTCCGGAAGTATGCGTCGAAGTAACCCGTTTGCCTGTGGAACAACTAGGGGTTGATGCCGCCATTCTGTTCGCGGATATCATGACCCCGCTGAAACCGATCGGTGTGGATGTAGAGATCCGTTCCGGTATCGGCCCCGTCATATCCAATCCCATTCGGAATGCTGATGATGTTAAACATTTGGGGGTGTTGGAACCGGAGGATCATGTGCCCTTTATTCTGGAATCCATCAAAATGTTGAATCAACAGCTTTCCGTTCCTTTAATCGGCTTTGCAGGCGCTCCTTTCACCCTTGCCAGTTATATGATCGAAGGAGGACCCTCAAAGAACTACCATAAAACCAAAGGGTTTATGTATGCTCAACCAGAAGCATGGCAAACCCTTATGGATAAACTGGGCACCATGACGGTTTCCTATCTCCAGGCCCAGATACAATCCGGTGCCCATGCAGTACAGATTTTCGATTCCTGGGTGGGTGCTTTGAATGAAGAGGATTATCAGCGATATATCTTCCCTGTGATGAACCGTATCTTTACAGAGCTGAAGCAAACAACCGATGTTCCTCTTATCTATTTTGGCATTGGAGCAGGTCATCTTTTGTGTGAATGGGATCGTTTACCGGTGGATGTCTTGGGTCTGGATTGGCGCACTTCAATTTCCACTGCCCGGGATCGGGGTATCCAAAAAACATTACAAGGCAATCTGGACCCCTCTCTGCTCATGGCTCCCTGGGAAATGATTGAAGCAAAGGCAAAAGAGATTCTGGATCAGGGTTTGTCCCAACCTGGACACATATTCAATTTGGGACATGGAACCTATCCCGATGTTCAAGTGGAAACCTTGCAACGTTTAACCCAATTTGTTCATGAATACACGCAGAAATGA